From a single Bacteroidota bacterium genomic region:
- a CDS encoding oligosaccharide flippase family protein, whose product MRKTFITNLILMLGVNLLIKPFWILGIDRVVQNKLGFDVYGQYYILFNFALLLSVLLDFGIASYTTSSLARNLNLLEKQFPALLTVKIIFSGIYLLATLILAIVLNFDSSIWYLVFMLAINQILSFFHIYFRSTISGLQLFKTDSLFSVVDKFLMIVLCVILIWGNVFELTILNFIYAQTLAYFLSALASFLFVRTKLTHIQLSFDKATLWQVYKQTAPYALLALIMTLYTRTDNILIGKLLPDGDYHDGIYALGYRLLEAANMFAALVSMLLLPIFSKMIAEKQKLMPIIELALGLMVAPGLIFGVACFSFQSEIMLLLSPNATNYAISVFGYVILCFIPLTFMYIFGTLLTANTSLKTLNILAAIAFAINFILNLILIPKYQALGAAYAAIITQGFIGLTNTIYAYKILKLPYNLMLYFKLLILLVLVILAATICKTYTIALIPSLIVLGFVGFLTIFVFKLLDIKQLNVLLKSKFN is encoded by the coding sequence ATGAGAAAAACTTTTATTACCAACCTAATATTAATGTTGGGTGTAAACCTGCTTATAAAACCCTTTTGGATATTAGGTATTGATAGAGTTGTACAAAACAAATTAGGTTTTGATGTTTATGGGCAATACTATATTTTATTCAATTTTGCCTTACTACTATCCGTTTTACTCGATTTTGGCATAGCCAGTTATACCACTTCCAGCCTTGCCCGTAACCTCAATCTGCTCGAAAAACAGTTTCCTGCTTTACTAACGGTAAAAATTATTTTTTCAGGTATTTACTTATTGGCCACCTTAATACTGGCTATTGTTTTAAACTTTGACAGCAGTATTTGGTATTTGGTTTTTATGCTTGCTATTAACCAGATACTATCGTTTTTTCATATCTATTTCCGAAGCACCATAAGCGGTTTACAACTATTTAAAACCGACTCGCTATTTTCAGTAGTTGATAAGTTTTTAATGATTGTGCTCTGCGTTATTTTAATTTGGGGTAATGTATTTGAGCTTACCATACTTAATTTTATATATGCGCAAACATTGGCTTATTTCCTAAGCGCCCTCGCTTCGTTTTTATTTGTACGCACCAAATTAACACATATTCAATTATCGTTTGATAAAGCAACCCTTTGGCAGGTTTACAAGCAAACAGCCCCTTATGCTTTGCTGGCACTGATAATGACTTTATACACCCGTACCGACAATATTTTAATTGGAAAATTATTACCCGATGGCGATTACCACGATGGTATTTATGCTTTAGGCTATCGCTTATTGGAAGCCGCTAATATGTTTGCCGCTTTGGTATCTATGCTATTGTTGCCCATTTTCTCCAAAATGATTGCCGAAAAACAAAAGCTAATGCCCATTATTGAATTGGCGTTAGGCTTAATGGTAGCTCCGGGTTTAATATTTGGTGTAGCCTGTTTTAGTTTTCAAAGCGAAATAATGCTTTTGCTTTCGCCCAATGCTACTAATTATGCTATCAGTGTTTTTGGTTATGTAATCCTTTGTTTTATACCACTCACTTTTATGTATATTTTTGGCACCTTATTAACAGCCAATACATCCCTTAAAACATTAAATATATTAGCCGCTATAGCTTTTGCTATTAATTTTATTCTAAACCTCATACTTATTCCTAAGTACCAGGCTTTAGGCGCAGCCTATGCAGCTATTATTACTCAAGGTTTTATTGGTTTAACCAATACCATTTATGCTTATAAAATATTAAAACTACCTTATAACTTAATGCTGTATTTTAAGTTACTGATTTTATTAGTTTTAGTAATACTTGCCGCCACTATTTGCAAAACATATACTATTGCGTTAATTCCCTCGTTAATAGTGCTTGGATTTGTTGGTTTTTTAACAATTTTTGTTTTTAAACTGTTGGATATAAAGCAGCTAAACGTTTTATTAAAGAGCAAATTCAATTAA
- a CDS encoding DUF1573 domain-containing protein, with the protein MNRLLILFICFTFSSHLSFAQKNKSTKKETVVEKANFQMDEIEFDFGVVNENGGLLIHEFSIKNTGNVPLLIKNIDPECGCTKTEYSDKPIPVGSVGYIKAVFNPIGRPGMFRKAITIFTNTEKEKSQIFLKGNVAPAKYEFNSTYTYQYGFLAVNNNTFNFNVLNTKSDSTYLRMYNLSNKKITINKIMTPNNIEITGPYYEIRPNTDIELLIKYRPKSPDDFGDFSQEVKLMTNDDSLPIKLIYINSTVKEDFSYLGPKDLKKAPKFTIDKLAHNFGDIGHKDNMNTEFTITNKGKQDLIIRKIKRSCNCVSADMETMVIKPKQKVKLKVGYTSFNTVGIDYRQIKLITNDPKNPEIVLNIIANIVR; encoded by the coding sequence ATGAACAGACTTCTTATTCTATTTATTTGCTTCACTTTTTCTTCTCATTTAAGCTTTGCACAAAAAAACAAATCAACTAAAAAAGAAACCGTAGTTGAAAAGGCAAATTTTCAAATGGACGAAATCGAATTTGACTTTGGTGTGGTAAATGAAAACGGAGGATTGCTTATTCACGAATTTTCTATTAAAAACACAGGTAATGTTCCGCTACTTATAAAAAACATTGATCCTGAGTGTGGTTGTACCAAAACCGAATACTCAGACAAACCAATACCTGTTGGCTCAGTTGGTTATATAAAAGCCGTGTTTAACCCGATAGGCAGACCCGGTATGTTTAGAAAAGCCATTACCATATTTACCAATACCGAAAAAGAAAAATCGCAAATATTTTTAAAAGGCAATGTAGCTCCTGCCAAATATGAGTTTAACTCAACCTACACTTACCAGTATGGTTTTTTAGCGGTTAATAACAACACGTTTAACTTTAACGTTTTAAATACCAAATCAGACAGTACTTACTTAAGAATGTACAACCTGAGCAATAAAAAAATAACCATCAACAAAATAATGACTCCTAACAATATTGAAATTACAGGCCCTTATTACGAAATAAGACCTAATACCGATATTGAATTATTGATTAAATACAGGCCTAAAAGCCCCGATGATTTTGGAGACTTTAGTCAGGAAGTAAAACTAATGACCAATGACGATTCATTGCCGATAAAACTCATTTATATTAATTCAACTGTTAAAGAAGACTTCTCCTACTTAGGCCCTAAAGACTTGAAAAAAGCACCTAAGTTTACCATTGATAAGTTAGCCCATAACTTTGGCGATATTGGCCATAAGGACAATATGAATACCGAGTTTACCATAACCAACAAAGGCAAACAGGATTTAATTATCAGAAAAATTAAACGCTCATGCAATTGTGTAAGTGCCGATATGGAAACAATGGTGATTAAACCTAAACAAAAGGTGAAATTAAAAGTGGGTTACACTTCATTTAACACAGTAGGTATTGATTACCGACAAATTAAATTAATTACCAATGATCCTAAAAATCCGGAAATTGTTTTAAATATTATTGCCAATATTGTGCGATAA
- a CDS encoding O-antigen ligase family protein, with the protein MELKQNQTWFYGIGIAYIILNAIALSFGFEWLAVLPVVALILLAAIFRSDLLILFLSFIIPLSIEFDSIGGGLGISLPDEPLLMLLTSTVIFKYIIDGNYDYRIFKQPITIAIFINTAWLLFDCAFSDHVWVSIKFVIARIWYITTFYFLAVVLFKNIKNIHAFIWLHIAGLFIVIVYTFVQHSQYDFAQIVSFTIMQPFYVGHGVYAAAIAFFIPYLFLNLLYAYRLKISPWLLSVTGVMLMAFILGVIFSYTRAAWLSLAAGFGLLCLIWIKIKFRFLLAAFIAVLLVVYINSDEIIYRLSDNKQNSAEGFDRHLESVSNINNDVSNLERVNRYVAALNMNKERPWLGFGPGTFSFAYGVYQEPEFETEITTYFGDVGASHNEYLGPLAESGWPGLLTFLFIIYLVYSVGYKIIFKTNNIEVKIIAISTLVGLFTYLIHGLLNSYSETDKIAIILWGSFAIITALNQYHFQSSDEVDNSPSLSN; encoded by the coding sequence TTGGAGTTAAAGCAAAATCAAACTTGGTTTTATGGTATTGGCATTGCATATATTATTTTAAATGCAATAGCTTTATCGTTTGGCTTTGAGTGGTTAGCTGTTTTACCAGTAGTGGCACTTATTTTATTAGCTGCTATTTTCCGTTCCGATTTATTAATATTATTCCTTTCCTTTATTATTCCCCTGTCAATTGAATTTGACAGTATTGGCGGTGGCTTAGGTATTAGCTTACCTGACGAGCCTTTACTTATGCTGTTAACGAGTACCGTTATTTTTAAATACATTATTGATGGCAACTACGATTACAGGATTTTTAAACAACCCATCACCATTGCCATATTTATCAATACTGCCTGGCTCTTGTTTGACTGTGCTTTTAGCGACCATGTATGGGTATCTATTAAATTTGTTATAGCCCGTATCTGGTACATTACTACTTTTTACTTTCTGGCCGTAGTATTGTTTAAAAACATAAAAAACATCCATGCTTTTATCTGGCTGCATATAGCAGGTTTGTTCATCGTTATTGTTTACACCTTTGTACAACACAGCCAATACGATTTTGCACAAATAGTTTCCTTTACCATTATGCAACCCTTTTATGTGGGTCATGGTGTGTATGCAGCGGCTATAGCCTTTTTTATACCTTATTTGTTTTTAAACCTGTTGTATGCTTATCGGTTAAAAATATCACCTTGGTTACTCAGCGTAACAGGTGTTATGTTGATGGCCTTTATACTGGGTGTTATATTTAGCTATACACGTGCGGCTTGGTTAAGCCTTGCTGCTGGTTTTGGCTTACTTTGCCTTATATGGATAAAAATTAAATTCCGTTTTTTATTAGCTGCTTTTATAGCTGTTTTATTAGTGGTATATATAAACAGCGATGAAATTATTTATCGCTTATCCGATAACAAACAAAACAGTGCCGAAGGCTTTGACAGGCATTTAGAATCGGTTAGTAATATCAATAACGATGTATCAAATTTAGAACGTGTAAACAGGTATGTGGCCGCACTCAATATGAATAAAGAACGCCCTTGGTTAGGCTTTGGACCCGGTACTTTTTCATTTGCATACGGAGTATACCAGGAACCTGAATTTGAGACAGAAATTACTACTTATTTTGGCGATGTGGGCGCTTCGCACAACGAGTATCTAGGACCTTTGGCAGAGAGTGGCTGGCCGGGCTTATTAACTTTTTTATTTATTATTTATTTGGTGTATAGTGTTGGTTATAAAATTATTTTCAAAACCAATAATATCGAAGTGAAAATTATTGCCATATCAACCTTAGTAGGTTTATTTACTTACTTAATACATGGCCTTTTAAACAGCTATAGCGAAACTGATAAAATAGCGATTATTCTATGGGGCAGTTTTGCTATTATTACTGCATTAAATCAATACCACTTTCAGTCGTCAGACGAAGTAGATAACTCCCCTTCCCTAAGCAATTAA
- a CDS encoding CTP synthase: MQTKYIFVTGGVTSSLGKGIIAASLAKLLQARGYSVTIQKLDPYINVDPGTLNPYEHGECYVTDDGAETDLDLGHYERFLNVPTSQANNVTTGKIYQHVINQERQGAFLGKTVQVVPHITDEIKRRIKLLGETGEYEIVITEIGGTVGDIESLPYIEAVRQLHWELKDEDCLIIHLTLLPYLSSTKELKTKPTQHSVKLLLESGLQADILVCRTEHSISKEQKRKLALFCNVSPDAVIEALDVPTIYDVPLMMLKEKLDKITLNRLKLSSKIDPDLDSWKQFLTRHKNPKNELQIGLVGKYVELPDAYKSIIEAFIHAGAANECRIRVQYIHSELISDENVAQKLGELDGVLVAPGFGDRGIEGKITAIKYVRENNIPFFGICLGMQMAVIEFARNVIGWKDAHSTEMDAHTKHAVIDMMADQKNITAKGGTMRLGSYACEIAKDSKAYKAYEKSKITERHRHRYEFNNKFQKDFEKKGLSITGINPETKLAEIVEIKSHPYFVAVQFHPEYKSTVLNPHPLFVRFIKAALTKSLGN; this comes from the coding sequence ATGCAAACCAAATACATTTTTGTTACAGGCGGTGTAACGTCATCATTAGGCAAAGGAATTATTGCTGCTTCATTAGCTAAATTACTTCAGGCACGCGGCTATTCTGTTACCATTCAAAAGTTAGATCCATACATTAATGTTGATCCGGGTACTTTAAACCCTTATGAGCATGGCGAATGTTATGTTACTGATGATGGTGCCGAAACAGATTTGGATTTAGGCCATTACGAACGTTTTTTAAATGTTCCTACCTCGCAGGCTAATAATGTAACTACCGGAAAAATTTACCAGCATGTTATTAACCAGGAGCGCCAAGGTGCTTTTTTAGGTAAAACAGTGCAGGTAGTTCCGCATATTACAGATGAAATAAAACGCAGAATAAAATTATTAGGCGAAACGGGTGAGTACGAAATTGTAATAACTGAAATTGGTGGAACGGTTGGCGATATTGAATCATTGCCATATATAGAAGCAGTTCGTCAGTTACATTGGGAATTGAAGGACGAAGATTGTTTAATTATCCATTTAACTTTATTGCCTTATTTAAGTTCGACCAAAGAGCTTAAAACCAAACCGACCCAACATTCGGTAAAATTATTGTTAGAAAGTGGTTTGCAAGCTGATATATTGGTTTGCAGAACAGAACATTCAATCAGCAAAGAACAAAAACGTAAGTTAGCTTTGTTCTGTAATGTATCGCCCGATGCGGTAATTGAAGCATTGGATGTACCAACTATTTACGATGTGCCTTTAATGATGTTAAAGGAAAAGTTGGATAAAATTACTTTAAACAGGTTGAAGTTGTCGTCTAAAATCGACCCTGATTTGGATAGCTGGAAACAGTTTTTAACCCGCCATAAAAACCCTAAAAACGAATTGCAAATTGGTTTAGTGGGGAAATATGTTGAATTGCCTGATGCTTACAAATCAATTATAGAAGCATTTATTCATGCCGGTGCTGCCAATGAGTGCAGAATAAGGGTTCAGTATATTCACAGTGAATTAATTTCGGACGAAAATGTAGCGCAGAAATTAGGTGAATTGGATGGTGTTTTAGTAGCTCCGGGTTTTGGCGATAGGGGAATAGAAGGAAAAATTACCGCTATAAAATATGTACGTGAAAACAATATTCCATTTTTTGGTATTTGTTTGGGTATGCAAATGGCCGTTATTGAGTTTGCACGCAATGTAATTGGTTGGAAAGATGCACATAGTACTGAAATGGATGCACATACCAAACATGCGGTAATAGATATGATGGCTGACCAAAAAAATATTACGGCTAAAGGTGGCACTATGCGTTTAGGCTCTTATGCTTGTGAAATTGCCAAAGATAGTAAGGCATATAAGGCTTATGAAAAAAGTAAAATAACAGAGCGTCACCGCCACCGTTATGAGTTTAACAATAAGTTTCAAAAGGACTTTGAGAAAAAAGGATTAAGTATAACAGGTATAAACCCGGAAACCAAACTGGCTGAGATTGTTGAAATAAAATCGCACCCTTATTTTGTGGCAGTACAGTTTCATCCTGAATATAAAAGTACGGTGTTAAACCCGCATCCTTTGTTTGTACGCTTTATAAAAGCGGCTTTAACAAAGAGTTTAGGTAATTAA
- a CDS encoding amidohydrolase, with product MQNEETDKLSITLIQSNLFWENKRGNLNQFANRISNLTTKIDIIVLPEMFSTSFTMNAEKLSEPMDGITVTWMKEVANFTGAAVCGSVIIKEGTAVYNRFIWIEPGGYITFYDKAHLFRMGEENKHYDAGKTRTIINYKGWKIAPFVCYDLRFPVWLKRTTSFDYDLMIVVASWPEKRSAHWQVLSQARAIENQCYVAALNRVGEDGNQVTFDGKSALYNPQGKIINQLTSDEFEETYTIHLPELKTYRKAFPVWLDDDDFEIKK from the coding sequence ATGCAAAACGAGGAAACCGATAAACTCTCCATAACCTTAATACAAAGTAATTTGTTTTGGGAAAATAAACGTGGCAACCTCAATCAATTTGCAAACCGAATTTCGAACCTAACTACCAAAATAGATATTATTGTTTTGCCCGAAATGTTTTCGACCAGTTTTACGATGAATGCCGAAAAACTAAGCGAACCAATGGATGGCATTACCGTTACCTGGATGAAAGAGGTAGCTAATTTTACAGGGGCAGCCGTTTGTGGCAGTGTAATTATTAAAGAAGGCACTGCTGTTTACAACCGCTTTATATGGATAGAACCGGGTGGCTACATTACCTTTTACGACAAAGCCCATTTGTTTAGAATGGGTGAAGAAAATAAACATTATGATGCAGGCAAAACCCGCACCATTATTAACTATAAAGGTTGGAAAATAGCACCCTTTGTTTGTTACGATTTGCGTTTTCCTGTTTGGCTGAAAAGAACCACTTCATTTGATTACGATTTAATGATAGTAGTAGCAAGCTGGCCCGAAAAAAGAAGTGCCCACTGGCAAGTGCTATCACAAGCACGTGCCATTGAAAACCAATGTTATGTAGCAGCACTAAATAGAGTTGGCGAAGATGGAAATCAGGTAACCTTCGATGGTAAATCAGCTTTGTACAACCCGCAGGGGAAAATAATTAACCAGCTTACTTCAGACGAATTTGAAGAAACATACACCATTCATTTACCTGAGTTAAAAACATATAGAAAAGCCTTCCCTGTGTGGCTTGATGACGATGACTTTGAAATAAAAAAATAA
- a CDS encoding Wzz/FepE/Etk N-terminal domain-containing protein has product MTQEKRTYYFELVDVVKFLIKYKKPLSIISIGAAIVAIIFSSPWFIKPLYKSTAVFYPSTNNSISSALLSDTRVKSKDPLEFGEQATAQQFIQMLESDNLKNRVISNFKLREHYKISESDGEKNYKMGNLYKKNISVRKTPYASIEVSVLDEVPEKAAEIANGIIVLLDSVKTDIQRRVALQALAIVEQQYKNKEAEVNQIKQTMRDLGAKGVYSFEEQSKALTELAGKGGNQDYIKKQQASLAQYGSEALSSQETLVLELEKLSDLRKKLEQANVDVNATLSNVFVLQQATAAEKKAYPVRWLIVAISIMGSFIMGCIVLLFTEKIRQININA; this is encoded by the coding sequence ATGACGCAAGAAAAAAGAACGTACTATTTTGAACTAGTTGATGTAGTAAAATTCCTGATTAAGTATAAAAAACCACTTAGTATTATATCAATTGGTGCAGCTATTGTTGCTATTATATTTTCAAGCCCTTGGTTTATTAAACCTTTGTATAAATCAACCGCGGTATTTTATCCTTCTACCAATAACTCTATTTCCTCAGCATTACTTTCAGATACCAGGGTAAAATCAAAAGATCCGTTGGAATTTGGAGAACAAGCCACCGCACAGCAGTTTATTCAAATGCTTGAAAGCGATAATTTAAAAAACAGGGTAATTAGTAATTTTAAATTACGCGAGCATTATAAAATAAGCGAAAGCGATGGCGAAAAAAATTACAAAATGGGTAATTTGTACAAAAAAAATATAAGTGTCCGTAAAACCCCCTATGCCTCTATTGAAGTAAGCGTATTAGACGAAGTGCCTGAAAAAGCAGCAGAAATAGCCAATGGTATTATAGTTTTATTAGATAGCGTAAAAACAGATATACAAAGAAGAGTAGCCTTACAGGCACTGGCCATTGTGGAGCAACAATACAAAAACAAAGAGGCCGAAGTAAACCAGATTAAACAAACCATGCGCGACTTAGGTGCTAAAGGTGTTTATAGTTTTGAAGAGCAATCAAAAGCCTTAACAGAATTAGCAGGAAAAGGTGGCAACCAGGACTATATTAAAAAACAACAAGCCAGTTTAGCGCAATATGGTAGCGAAGCTCTTTCATCACAAGAAACATTGGTGCTTGAGTTAGAAAAGCTGAGTGATTTACGCAAAAAACTAGAACAGGCAAATGTAGATGTAAATGCTACCTTGAGTAATGTATTTGTATTACAACAAGCAACAGCGGCTGAGAAAAAAGCGTATCCTGTTAGATGGTTAATTGTAGCCATATCAATAATGGGTTCTTTTATTATGGGCTGTATCGTGTTATTGTTTACCGAAAAAATTCGCCAAATAAATATTAACGCATAA
- a CDS encoding DUF1223 domain-containing protein codes for MKIVNIKLLVAFCLCVFFFNNAYAQLLKKDSSRVYRPSVVIENFSSEGCSSCPEADKFLGELRHVVDSAFQPVYILDFHVDVWDKSGWVDKYSDSLNTKRQATYLSLMKGQAMYTPQSFLNGLFTVPGSDKKNISGFIKQNLKIPSTHYITTNAYQTHADSITIEYEILGKTDSLLINFAIAENDIYTKVTAGENAGKLLHHHNIVRVFKTEKVKGAKGTAYIRVPAGVALKQSRIITYIQDENNWHVKAADQLVN; via the coding sequence ATGAAAATAGTAAATATAAAATTATTAGTAGCTTTTTGTTTGTGTGTTTTCTTTTTCAATAATGCCTATGCGCAGTTATTGAAAAAAGATTCAAGCAGGGTTTACAGACCATCTGTAGTAATTGAAAATTTTAGCTCGGAAGGCTGTAGTAGCTGCCCTGAGGCTGATAAGTTTTTAGGTGAATTACGCCATGTGGTTGACAGTGCTTTTCAACCGGTTTATATATTGGATTTTCATGTGGATGTGTGGGATAAAAGCGGCTGGGTTGATAAATACAGCGATAGTTTAAATACCAAACGCCAGGCTACTTATTTGAGTTTAATGAAAGGGCAGGCTATGTACACGCCACAAAGTTTTTTAAATGGATTGTTTACTGTGCCGGGTTCTGATAAAAAGAATATAAGCGGATTTATAAAACAAAATTTAAAAATTCCAAGTACCCATTATATTACCACCAACGCTTACCAAACTCATGCCGATTCAATTACCATTGAGTACGAAATTTTAGGAAAAACGGATAGTTTGCTTATTAATTTTGCCATTGCCGAAAACGATATTTATACAAAAGTAACTGCAGGAGAAAATGCAGGTAAATTACTGCACCACCATAATATAGTAAGGGTTTTTAAAACGGAAAAAGTAAAAGGGGCTAAAGGGACAGCTTATATAAGAGTGCCTGCTGGTGTGGCTTTGAAACAAAGCAGGATTATTACCTACATACAGGACGAAAATAACTGGCACGTAAAAGCGGCAGATCAATTGGTAAATTAG
- a CDS encoding methionine aminotransferase, translating into MQFSGSIKTKLPKVNTSIFAVMTALANEHGAINLAQGFPDFSVSPKLIELVNKYMQQGMNQYAPMPGLLSLREKIAQKTFDLYSAQYDPNTEITIVPGATHGIYAVMSAVIREGDEVIIIEPCYDSYVPAIELNGGRAVYVELKLPEFKVDWNEVKKLVNYKTKMIIINTPHNPSGSILSSQDLLKLEKIVRGTDVIVCSDEVYEHIIFDKVEHQSVARFPALAERSFIISSFGKTYHTTGWKMGYILAPANLTTELRKVHQFMAFSTNTPIQYAMAEFMDDTSAYKELNEFYQEKRDYFRKLLKGSNFKLMPCQGSYFQLLNYAKITQEKDTEFATRLTKENKIASIPVSVFYQKHTDNNLLRFCFAKQNETLEKAAEKLVKI; encoded by the coding sequence ATGCAATTCAGTGGGTCTATAAAAACTAAATTACCTAAGGTTAACACCAGTATTTTTGCTGTAATGACAGCTTTGGCTAATGAGCATGGTGCCATTAATTTAGCACAAGGCTTTCCGGATTTTTCTGTATCGCCTAAATTAATTGAACTGGTAAATAAATACATGCAACAAGGCATGAATCAATATGCACCTATGCCTGGCCTATTGAGTTTACGCGAAAAAATAGCACAAAAAACATTTGATTTATACTCAGCCCAATATGACCCCAATACAGAAATAACCATTGTACCCGGGGCTACACACGGCATTTATGCAGTAATGAGTGCTGTTATAAGAGAGGGTGATGAAGTAATAATAATTGAACCTTGTTACGACAGTTATGTACCCGCTATTGAATTAAATGGTGGCAGAGCGGTGTACGTTGAGCTCAAATTACCTGAATTTAAAGTTGACTGGAACGAAGTAAAAAAACTGGTTAACTATAAAACCAAAATGATTATTATAAATACACCACACAACCCAAGTGGCAGTATTTTAAGTTCGCAAGACTTATTGAAACTGGAAAAAATAGTACGTGGCACTGATGTAATAGTTTGCAGCGATGAAGTGTATGAGCATATTATTTTTGATAAAGTAGAACACCAGAGTGTGGCCAGGTTTCCGGCTTTGGCCGAGCGGAGTTTTATCATTTCATCGTTTGGAAAAACATACCACACTACCGGTTGGAAAATGGGCTATATATTGGCTCCGGCTAACCTGACAACTGAGTTACGCAAAGTGCACCAGTTTATGGCTTTTAGCACCAATACACCCATACAGTATGCCATGGCTGAGTTTATGGACGACACCAGTGCTTACAAAGAGTTGAATGAATTTTATCAGGAGAAAAGAGATTATTTCAGAAAACTACTCAAAGGCTCCAACTTTAAGCTAATGCCTTGTCAGGGAAGTTATTTTCAACTGTTAAACTACGCTAAAATAACCCAAGAAAAAGATACTGAGTTTGCAACCCGCTTAACCAAAGAAAATAAAATTGCAAGTATTCCGGTATCCGTTTTCTACCAAAAACATACCGACAATAATTTACTCCGCTTTTGTTTTGCCAAACAAAACGAAACATTGGAGAAAGCAGCAGAAAAACTAGTTAAAATATAA
- a CDS encoding trypsin-like peptidase domain-containing protein: protein MMMNRIAIILVSFISGLAGSYVFYKTIVPVVLVQDFSNNKTEAEVSAISYKGSSLNNTDFVKASALSTPSVVFIKTLSNQRNYVDPSFDFFNNFDFFGRRGPVASSGSGVIVSTDGYIVTNYHVIKDATTIEVILNNNKQSYPAKLIGSDPSTDIAVLKIEGKNLPHIVFGNSDDVAIGEWVLAVGNPFNLTSTVTAGIVSAKGRNINIVNNQFPIESFIQTDAAINPGNSGGALVDLEGRLIGINTAISSQTGSYIGYGFAIPANIVSKIFQDLVKFKEVQRGYTGMDIVDIDSRLAQKLNISNNLGVYVNSVLAEGPADKSGIRTGDVIVKINGKDIDSKAIFDEYIAYMRPGDKAKFTLLRNGKEVESSIELLNREGTTVIMRKGTVSSELLGADFQALPKLERDKLGIKNGIRISNIRNGKIANIGLNEGFILIALNKREYERPEDLIKDFEQVRGQVVMEGIMPNGGRMVFSTYVY, encoded by the coding sequence ATGATGATGAATAGAATAGCTATTATTTTAGTAAGTTTTATCAGCGGACTTGCCGGTTCCTATGTGTTTTACAAAACAATTGTTCCTGTAGTACTAGTTCAGGATTTTAGTAACAACAAAACAGAAGCCGAAGTTTCAGCCATCAGTTACAAAGGCAGCAGTTTAAACAATACTGATTTTGTAAAAGCTTCGGCTCTGTCAACACCAAGCGTAGTGTTTATTAAAACATTAAGCAACCAACGCAATTATGTTGATCCTTCATTTGACTTTTTTAACAATTTCGACTTTTTTGGAAGACGCGGTCCTGTAGCCAGCTCGGGCAGTGGTGTAATAGTAAGCACTGATGGTTATATAGTAACCAATTACCATGTAATAAAAGATGCCACCACCATTGAAGTTATTTTAAACAACAACAAACAATCATACCCGGCCAAGTTAATTGGCAGCGATCCATCAACAGACATAGCCGTACTGAAAATTGAAGGCAAAAATTTACCCCACATTGTATTTGGCAACAGCGATGATGTAGCCATAGGCGAATGGGTTTTAGCTGTTGGTAATCCATTCAATTTAACATCGACCGTTACAGCCGGTATAGTAAGTGCAAAAGGCCGTAACATCAATATAGTAAACAACCAGTTTCCTATAGAATCATTTATACAAACCGATGCAGCTATTAACCCCGGTAACAGTGGTGGTGCTTTGGTTGATTTAGAAGGCCGCTTAATTGGTATTAACACCGCTATTTCAAGCCAAACAGGAAGTTATATTGGTTACGGATTTGCCATTCCGGCCAACATCGTTTCAAAAATTTTCCAGGATTTAGTTAAGTTTAAAGAAGTGCAAAGAGGTTACACCGGTATGGACATTGTCGATATAGATAGTCGCTTGGCACAAAAATTAAATATAAGCAATAACTTAGGTGTATATGTAAATTCAGTATTAGCCGAAGGACCTGCTGATAAATCAGGCATTAGAACTGGTGATGTGATTGTTAAAATAAACGGTAAGGATATTGACAGCAAAGCCATATTTGATGAATACATTGCTTATATGCGCCCGGGTGATAAAGCCAAATTCACCTTGCTAAGAAATGGCAAAGAAGTAGAATCGAGCATTGAACTATTAAACAGAGAAGGCACTACCGTTATTATGCGCAAAGGAACTGTTAGTTCAGAGTTATTGGGTGCCGACTTCCAGGCTTTACCTAAACTGGAAAGAGACAAATTGGGTATTAAAAACGGTATTCGCATTAGCAATATACGCAACGGAAAAATTGCCAATATCGGCTTAAACGAAGGCTTTATATTAATTGCCTTAAACAAAAGAGAATACGAACGTCCGGAAGATTTAATTAAAGATTTTGAACAGGTAAGAGGGCAAGTGGTAATGGAAGGTATTATGCCAAATGGTGGCCGTATGGTGTTTAGTACTTACGTGTACTAG